A portion of the Chromobacterium sp. IIBBL 290-4 genome contains these proteins:
- the ampH gene encoding D-alanyl-D-alanine-carboxypeptidase/endopeptidase AmpH, producing the protein MKKILSLSVLLALAPSLAAAQAGSETTEQMVDRYAAKIYRDTRAVGMVMVAVRGNETFQRFQGQTKPGNRQPPDTDTVVRLASVSKTMTGEVLAALAQDRKVSLNDPLQKYAPAGFAMPAGAQSITLLNLATHTSGFPREMPGNKPENTPVFVWPDRQQRWDWLANNKSKYAAGNHAQYSNLAFDFLADALAVATGRPYAALLRDKVTAPLGMKDTTLTPNASQCARLMEGYGASPCLDTTAASGSGGIYSTPRDMQRWLQDLVQPQNPARRQLHEQIFQMHYKRNDLRYLRGMDVAGQADDLGLAWIRMEPSARAPEIIQKTAGGGGFIGYVAIAPKQNVAVWVSLTRSGGTHFGNMSNGVNQLVAEMSGFQPVAAVKPAAARKKTVIAPKQQLTSAKKKAAAPKKKAAAKSAPKAKAKPAARKAAAHKAKKAQ; encoded by the coding sequence ATGAAAAAAATCCTTTCTCTCAGCGTTTTGCTGGCACTTGCTCCCTCTCTGGCAGCCGCGCAGGCCGGCTCCGAAACCACGGAACAAATGGTAGACCGCTATGCCGCCAAGATTTACCGCGACACCCGCGCGGTCGGCATGGTGATGGTGGCCGTGCGCGGCAACGAAACCTTCCAGCGTTTCCAGGGCCAGACCAAGCCCGGCAATCGCCAGCCGCCGGACACCGACACCGTCGTGCGCCTCGCCAGCGTCAGCAAAACCATGACTGGCGAAGTGCTGGCCGCCTTGGCCCAGGACAGAAAAGTCAGCCTCAACGATCCGCTGCAGAAATACGCACCGGCCGGTTTCGCCATGCCGGCCGGCGCCCAATCCATCACCCTGCTCAACCTGGCCACCCACACCAGCGGCTTCCCGCGTGAAATGCCGGGCAACAAGCCGGAAAACACGCCGGTATTCGTCTGGCCCGATCGCCAGCAGCGCTGGGACTGGCTGGCCAACAACAAGAGCAAGTACGCCGCCGGCAACCACGCGCAGTATTCCAACCTGGCCTTCGACTTCCTGGCCGATGCGTTGGCAGTCGCCACCGGCCGTCCTTACGCCGCGCTGCTGCGCGACAAGGTCACCGCGCCGCTGGGCATGAAGGACACCACGCTGACGCCCAACGCCTCGCAATGCGCCCGGCTGATGGAAGGCTACGGCGCCAGCCCCTGCCTGGACACCACGGCGGCCAGCGGCAGCGGCGGCATCTATTCCACCCCGCGCGATATGCAGCGCTGGCTGCAAGACTTGGTTCAACCGCAGAATCCGGCGCGCCGCCAATTGCACGAGCAAATCTTCCAGATGCACTACAAGCGCAATGATTTGCGCTACCTGCGCGGCATGGACGTGGCGGGACAAGCGGATGACCTGGGCTTGGCCTGGATCAGAATGGAGCCTAGCGCCAGAGCGCCGGAAATCATCCAGAAAACCGCCGGCGGCGGCGGCTTCATCGGTTATGTGGCCATCGCGCCCAAGCAGAATGTGGCGGTCTGGGTCAGCCTGACGCGCAGCGGCGGCACCCACTTCGGCAATATGAGCAATGGCGTGAACCAGCTGGTGGCCGAGATGAGCGGCTTCCAGCCGGTGGCGGCGGTCAAACCCGCGGCCGCGCGCAAGAAAACCGTCATCGCGCCGAAACAGCAGCTGACATCCGCCAAGAAAAAGGCGGCGGCTCCCAAGAAGAAAGCCGCCGCCAAGTCAGCGCCCAAGGCCAAGGCTAAGCCGGCAGCCCGCAAGGCTGCCGCTCACAAGGCCAAGAAGGCTCAGTAA